One genomic window of Agarivorans sp. Alg241-V36 includes the following:
- a CDS encoding DUF2160 domain-containing protein — MNWMAWTTPSALFFTGIACILFVMTCWELKSPCVARKGFLPIATTRGDRLFIGLLSSAFIHLGFIGMTELSIWLPFAVAVVWLFIVMRWG, encoded by the coding sequence ATGAACTGGATGGCATGGACAACACCATCAGCACTATTTTTTACCGGCATCGCCTGCATTTTGTTTGTGATGACCTGTTGGGAACTTAAGAGCCCCTGTGTGGCTCGCAAAGGTTTTTTACCGATAGCTACTACCCGTGGCGATCGATTGTTTATTGGTTTGTTAAGCAGTGCGTTTATTCACCTCGGTTTTATCGGGATGACTGAACTGAGCATTTGGCTACCGTTCGCGGTGGCAGTGGTGTGGCTGTTTATTGTTATGAGATGGGGGTGA
- a CDS encoding carbohydrate ABC transporter permease → MNMKKTLGMSAYILFLLLPIYWLLIMSFKSNQEILGGLSFWPEHFTFANYATIFSDASWYMGYVNSIYYVSLNMVITLAVALPAAYAFSRFRFIGDKHLFFWLLTNRMAPPAVFLLPFFQLYSSVGLFDTHIAVALAHCLFNVPLAVWILEGFMSGVPREIDETSYIDGYSFPRFFVKIFIPLIRSGIGVTAFFCFMFSWVELLLARTLTSVDAKPIAAVMTRTVSASGIDWGVLAAAGVLTILPGVLVIWFVRNHVAKGFALGRV, encoded by the coding sequence ATGAACATGAAAAAAACACTGGGAATGAGCGCTTACATCTTGTTCTTGCTGTTACCCATTTATTGGTTGTTGATTATGTCGTTTAAGAGTAATCAAGAGATACTAGGCGGGCTTAGCTTTTGGCCAGAACACTTTACCTTTGCCAACTACGCCACCATTTTTAGCGACGCCAGCTGGTACATGGGCTACGTAAACTCGATTTACTACGTATCGCTAAACATGGTGATTACCTTGGCGGTGGCGCTGCCTGCGGCCTATGCTTTTTCGCGCTTTCGTTTTATTGGCGACAAACACCTGTTCTTTTGGTTACTCACCAACCGAATGGCGCCGCCAGCGGTATTTTTGCTGCCCTTCTTTCAGCTCTACTCATCGGTAGGTTTGTTTGATACCCACATCGCCGTGGCTCTCGCACATTGTTTGTTTAACGTGCCACTAGCGGTGTGGATCTTAGAAGGCTTTATGTCGGGCGTGCCAAGAGAAATCGACGAAACCTCCTATATCGACGGCTACAGTTTTCCGCGCTTTTTCGTCAAAATTTTTATCCCGCTAATCCGCTCTGGCATTGGGGTTACCGCCTTCTTTTGTTTCATGTTTAGTTGGGTAGAACTGCTATTGGCCAGAACTTTAACCTCGGTAGACGCCAAACCTATCGCTGCAGTAATGACCCGCACGGTAAGTGCCTCTGGTATTGATTGGGGAGTGCTGGCAGCCGCCGGTGTGCTCACCATTTTGCCAGGTGTATTAGTTATTTGGTTTGTTAGAAATCACGTAGCCAAGGGCTTTGCCCTAGGTCGGGTATAG
- a CDS encoding response regulator transcription factor, with protein sequence MRQRFSLTERESEVVLWLARGKTNREIAQILDMSPRTVNKHLEAVFHKLAVENRTSATAVCLAHLNDS encoded by the coding sequence TTGCGCCAGCGCTTCAGCTTAACCGAGCGAGAATCAGAAGTGGTGCTGTGGCTAGCACGGGGGAAAACCAATCGAGAAATCGCGCAAATTTTAGACATGAGTCCACGAACCGTAAACAAACACCTTGAGGCGGTATTTCACAAACTTGCAGTAGAAAACCGAACCAGCGCAACGGCGGTTTGCTTAGCTCACTTAAACGACAGCTAG
- a CDS encoding SRPBCC family protein, with translation MINIYLKGKYKVETSVDINAPVEQVWAVIGDFTNVAWAPGVTASHPIGRADLGVGAGRHCALQGFGEIDEYITQWSEGQGFVYNVSPLGPLNHGHSSWWIEKVGENSRVNIVLSYDLRFGLFGRLLHALVMRKKLKGSLPQTASAIKTRVEGLSFSAANAA, from the coding sequence ATGATTAACATTTATCTTAAAGGCAAATACAAAGTTGAAACGTCGGTAGATATAAACGCACCAGTTGAGCAGGTTTGGGCGGTGATAGGGGATTTTACCAATGTGGCGTGGGCACCCGGTGTAACCGCCTCTCACCCAATTGGTCGCGCCGACTTAGGCGTGGGAGCAGGCAGACATTGCGCCTTGCAAGGTTTTGGCGAAATAGATGAGTACATTACCCAGTGGTCGGAAGGGCAAGGGTTTGTGTATAACGTTTCTCCGCTTGGCCCTTTAAATCATGGCCATAGCAGCTGGTGGATTGAAAAAGTAGGGGAGAATAGCCGAGTAAATATTGTATTGAGCTACGATCTTCGTTTTGGCTTGTTTGGCCGTTTGCTACACGCCTTGGTGATGCGTAAAAAGCTTAAGGGCTCGTTACCGCAAACAGCCTCGGCGATAAAAACTCGAGTCGAAGGTTTGTCGTTTAGTGCGGCCAATGCCGCATGA
- a CDS encoding LysR family transcriptional regulator encodes MNWDDLKYFLAVCRNGSIRAAATELQVNHATVSRRINSFEASLGRRLFERSPQGYQCTAMGDEIFAEAEKLEQSLKAVERRVAGNDASMVGEIRVTSHQIIAEHLLMPAIAEFCQLYPDIHIEIIDSFKLLSISNREADVAFRLCDSPPEHLIGRKLATIHRACYIAANKQAKLADPTWLAQQNWLGWSDKQQRPIGKIAKSYPKLVSRHKLLSPSLQVAACKQGMGVAILGCFIGDTSKDLVRIPPYLSVPKYDLWVLSHPDLQQNKKVLTFVRFMTQKILAQRELIEGKQFTTPSSD; translated from the coding sequence ATGAACTGGGATGATTTAAAGTACTTCTTGGCGGTATGCCGCAACGGCTCAATTAGAGCCGCAGCCACCGAGCTACAGGTTAACCACGCTACGGTGTCGCGCCGTATCAACAGCTTTGAGGCCTCTTTAGGCCGGCGACTATTTGAGCGAAGCCCCCAAGGTTACCAATGCACTGCCATGGGAGATGAAATTTTTGCAGAGGCCGAAAAACTCGAACAAAGCCTAAAAGCGGTAGAGCGCAGAGTAGCGGGCAACGATGCCAGCATGGTAGGCGAAATAAGAGTCACCAGCCATCAAATTATTGCCGAGCATTTGTTAATGCCAGCAATAGCCGAGTTTTGCCAGCTCTATCCCGACATTCATATCGAAATTATTGATTCTTTCAAACTGCTTAGCATTAGCAATCGCGAAGCCGACGTAGCCTTTAGGCTGTGCGACTCACCACCAGAACACTTAATTGGCCGCAAGCTCGCCACCATTCACCGCGCCTGTTATATCGCGGCCAACAAGCAAGCTAAACTTGCAGACCCTACATGGCTAGCCCAGCAAAACTGGTTAGGTTGGTCCGACAAACAACAACGACCAATAGGAAAAATTGCCAAAAGCTACCCCAAATTAGTATCTCGCCACAAACTGCTTAGCCCCAGTTTGCAAGTAGCAGCCTGCAAACAAGGAATGGGCGTGGCCATATTGGGCTGCTTTATTGGCGATACCAGCAAAGACTTAGTGCGTATACCGCCCTATTTGTCGGTGCCCAAATATGACCTTTGGGTACTCAGCCACCCAGACCTACAGCAAAACAAAAAAGTGTTAACCTTTGTACGCTTTATGACCCAAAAGATCCTCGCCCAACGCGAGCTAATCGAAGGAAAGCAATTTACAACACCAAGCAGCGATTAA
- a CDS encoding ABC transporter substrate-binding protein has protein sequence MPYYKKSVFKLARLSVAMVIAGCSSLALADQYSDAAQRWVGEEFSPSTLSQQQQMDEMAWFIEAAKPFRGMEINVASETITTHEYESKTLAKAFFEITGIKVNHDLIQEGDVVEKLQTQMQSGRNIYDAYVNDSDLIGTHFRYGKVVPISDFIKGEGKDVTLPTLDLEDFIGLSFTTGPDGKIYQLPDQQFANLYWFRADWFERSDLKEKFKAEYGYELGVPLNWSAYEDIAEFFSEKVKTIDGERVYGHMDYGKKDPSLGWRFTDAWLSMAGAGDKGIPNGVPVDEWGIRVEGCNPVGSSVERGGATNGPAAVYATAKYVEWLKKYAPPEAPGMTFGEAGPVPAQGSVAQQIFWYTAFTADMTKPGLPVVNEDGTPKWRMAPSPRGPYWEEGMKLGYQDTGSWTFLNSTPLDRRQAAWLYAQFVVSKSVSLKKTLVGLTPIRESDINSQAMTDAAPKLGGLVEFYRSDARVQWTPTGTNVPDYPKLAQLWWQYVAEAASGEKTPQEAMDGLAAAQDKVLTRLERSGAQGECGPKLNPKQDASYWLNQPGSPKAKLAKEKPQGKTIAYKDLIAQ, from the coding sequence ATGCCCTACTACAAAAAATCAGTGTTTAAACTGGCTCGCTTGAGTGTAGCCATGGTTATCGCCGGATGCAGCAGTTTAGCATTAGCAGATCAATACAGTGATGCAGCCCAGCGTTGGGTGGGAGAAGAGTTTAGCCCTTCTACCCTTAGCCAGCAGCAACAAATGGATGAGATGGCATGGTTTATTGAAGCGGCAAAACCATTTCGCGGTATGGAAATAAACGTAGCCTCAGAAACCATCACCACCCACGAATATGAAAGTAAGACCTTAGCCAAGGCATTTTTTGAGATAACCGGTATTAAGGTTAATCACGACCTTATTCAAGAAGGTGATGTAGTTGAAAAACTGCAAACCCAAATGCAGTCGGGCCGTAACATTTACGATGCTTACGTAAACGACTCAGACCTAATTGGTACTCACTTTCGCTACGGTAAAGTGGTCCCGATTAGTGACTTTATAAAAGGCGAGGGTAAAGACGTTACCCTGCCAACCTTAGATCTAGAAGATTTTATTGGCTTAAGCTTTACCACCGGGCCAGATGGAAAAATCTACCAACTTCCAGACCAACAGTTTGCCAACCTTTATTGGTTCCGCGCCGACTGGTTTGAGCGCAGCGACCTAAAAGAGAAGTTTAAAGCCGAATACGGCTACGAGTTAGGGGTGCCACTAAACTGGTCTGCCTATGAAGACATTGCCGAATTCTTCTCAGAAAAAGTAAAAACCATTGATGGCGAACGGGTTTATGGCCACATGGATTACGGTAAAAAAGATCCATCACTAGGCTGGCGCTTTACCGATGCCTGGTTGTCTATGGCAGGGGCTGGCGACAAAGGCATTCCTAACGGTGTTCCGGTAGATGAATGGGGCATTCGGGTAGAAGGCTGTAACCCAGTTGGCTCAAGCGTAGAGCGTGGTGGTGCCACCAACGGCCCTGCCGCAGTATACGCCACTGCCAAGTATGTAGAGTGGCTTAAAAAATACGCGCCACCAGAAGCCCCAGGCATGACCTTTGGCGAAGCCGGCCCAGTGCCAGCACAAGGCAGTGTTGCCCAGCAAATCTTCTGGTACACCGCCTTTACCGCAGATATGACCAAACCCGGATTACCAGTGGTTAACGAAGATGGCACGCCAAAATGGCGCATGGCACCGTCGCCACGCGGCCCATACTGGGAAGAAGGCATGAAGCTGGGTTATCAAGATACCGGTTCGTGGACCTTCTTAAACTCTACCCCGCTAGACAGACGCCAAGCAGCTTGGTTGTATGCTCAGTTTGTAGTGTCTAAATCAGTATCGCTGAAGAAAACCTTGGTGGGTTTAACACCGATTCGTGAGTCTGATATTAACTCGCAAGCCATGACCGACGCCGCACCTAAGCTAGGTGGCTTGGTCGAGTTTTATCGCAGCGACGCCCGCGTACAATGGACGCCAACCGGCACCAACGTGCCAGACTATCCAAAACTGGCGCAACTTTGGTGGCAATACGTGGCAGAAGCGGCCAGTGGTGAGAAAACCCCACAAGAAGCAATGGACGGCCTAGCCGCCGCACAAGACAAAGTACTAACACGCTTAGAGCGCAGTGGTGCACAAGGCGAGTGTGGTCCTAAGCTTAATCCTAAACAAGACGCCTCTTACTGGCTAAACCAACCTGGCTCGCCTAAAGCCAAGTTAGCCAAGGAGAAGCCACAGGGTAAAACCATTGCTTATAAAGATTTAATCGCCCAATAA
- a CDS encoding Imm8 family immunity protein, with protein MPLKLEIKSIISPDLDFGKTPMDPDICAVFIEVEIGERNRESCDIFSFTAITAKFMTANPVTSWGRGYLLMESFSWSGVELMLNKLLSFVRAETWDGVVQNLTKELHWEYDNYQP; from the coding sequence ATGCCATTAAAACTAGAAATAAAATCAATAATTAGTCCCGATTTAGACTTTGGTAAAACACCGATGGATCCAGATATCTGTGCAGTATTTATTGAGGTCGAAATTGGGGAAAGAAACAGAGAAAGCTGTGATATTTTTAGCTTCACTGCTATCACAGCAAAGTTTATGACTGCTAATCCAGTGACAAGTTGGGGCCGTGGCTACTTATTGATGGAGTCTTTCTCGTGGTCAGGAGTAGAATTAATGCTTAATAAACTACTTAGTTTTGTGCGTGCAGAAACCTGGGATGGAGTAGTACAGAACCTAACTAAAGAATTGCACTGGGAATATGATAATTACCAACCGTAA